Proteins encoded together in one Candidatus Angelobacter sp. window:
- the ilvC gene encoding ketol-acid reductoisomerase — protein sequence MKIKFGSIEENIITRKEFSLTKAKEILKNETISVLGYGVQGPGQALNLRDNGISVIIGQRCNSVSWERAIQDGWVDGETLFTLEEAAEKGTILMFLLSDAGQISTWPKIKKYLKKGKSLYFSHGFGLTFQDQTNILPPKDIDIFMVAPKGSGTSVRNLFLDGKGINASYAIYQDYSGRALEKTLAIGISIGSGYLFETSFKKEVYSDLTGERGTLMGAIQGIFAAQYQVLRENGHSPSEAFNETVEEFTQSLVPLIGENGMDGMYANCSTTAQRGALDWWKKFRDVTLPIFKELYQSVLNGNEAQRVIKANSIPNYRNLLKKELKELSESELWKTGSSLLRLRPY from the coding sequence ATGAAAATAAAATTTGGCTCTATAGAAGAAAATATCATTACTAGAAAAGAATTTTCCTTGACTAAAGCCAAAGAAATATTGAAAAATGAAACCATATCTGTTTTAGGATATGGGGTACAAGGCCCCGGACAAGCACTTAATTTAAGAGATAATGGTATATCTGTTATTATTGGACAACGATGCAACTCCGTTTCTTGGGAAAGAGCTATCCAAGATGGATGGGTAGATGGAGAAACCTTATTTACTTTAGAAGAAGCAGCAGAAAAAGGGACTATATTAATGTTTTTATTGTCAGATGCTGGCCAAATTTCTACATGGCCAAAAATTAAAAAATATTTAAAAAAAGGCAAATCCCTGTATTTCTCTCATGGATTTGGTTTAACCTTTCAAGATCAAACTAACATTCTCCCACCTAAAGATATTGATATTTTTATGGTAGCTCCAAAAGGATCTGGAACGAGTGTAAGAAATCTTTTTCTTGATGGAAAAGGAATCAATGCTAGTTATGCTATTTATCAGGATTATAGTGGAAGAGCTTTAGAGAAAACTCTAGCAATAGGTATTTCCATAGGTTCTGGATACTTATTTGAGACAAGTTTTAAGAAGGAAGTGTATTCAGATTTAACAGGGGAAAGAGGAACATTAATGGGAGCCATTCAAGGAATTTTTGCTGCACAATATCAAGTCTTGCGTGAAAATGGCCATTCTCCTTCAGAAGCATTTAATGAAACTGTGGAAGAGTTTACACAGAGTCTAGTACCATTAATTGGAGAGAATGGAATGGATGGGATGTATGCAAATTGCTCTACTACTGCACAAAGAGGAGCTCTTGATTGGTGGAAAAAATTTAGAGATGTAACTTTGCCAATTTTTAAAGAGTTATACCAATCAGTTCTAAATGGAAACGAAGCACAAAGGGTTATAAAAGCCAATAGTATACCTAATTATAGGAATCTTTTAAAGAAAGAATTAAAAGAACTAAGTGAAAGCGAATTATGGAAAACCGGATCTTCTTTATTACGTCTTAGACCATATTAA